Below is a genomic region from Persicimonas caeni.
CGCCCCCGTCCTGGCGCTTCGTGTCGAGCGCACTCGTTCGCAACTCCTGGAACGCCACATCAACGACTTCGGCCCCGAGCACCTCGACGAGGAGCTTCGCCAGAAGAAGCTCGTGCTCGTCCTCGGCGGCGGTGGTGGCGCCGGCCTGGTCCATCTGGGCTCGTTCTCGCTGTTCAAAGAATTGGGGGTGACGCCCGAACTCATCGTGGGGAGTTCGATGGGGAGCGTCATGGGGCTGCTTCGCGCGCTCGACCGCAGTTACGATCCGGTCGCCACGGCGCTGTCGCTGCCCAAGACGCTCAGCTACAACGAGATCTTTCGACCCTTCACCGGGTTTTCGCGCTTCGGCTTTCCGGGCGCCTTCCACATGAATCTGCTTCGAGTGGGCCGCCAGATCTTCCAAGAGCTTCTGGGCCAACCGATCTTGCCGTTTTCGGAGTTGCCCATCCGCCTCGAGGTGGTCACCTGCGGGATCCGCCGCGGCTACGAGGTCGATGACTCCGAATACCAGCAAGAGGACGGCCCCGAGCCGGGCAGCCTGTCGCCGCTCGACATCACCCGCAAGCTCAAGCTTTTCTTCAAGGCGGTTCGCCAACTGAGCAAAAACCCGCGCTTCTTGTCGCAGGTCGTCTTCGGACGCGACGACGTCACACGCGAGTTCCCGGTCATCGAGGCCGTCGGCTTCTCGTGCGCGGTCCCCGGACTGTTGCACTTTGATATCTTCCACGACGACCCGGCGACGATCGACCCGCTCGAGGCCCTCTTCGAGCGCCACAACCTGCTGAGGCTTTGCGACGGAGGGGTGATCAACAACGTCCCCTCGCAGGTCGCCTGGGAGTCGGTTCAAGAGGGAAGCATCGGCCGCCGCAATGTGCACATCGCCGCCTTCGACGGCTTCGCGCCGGTGACCCGCGGCCGAAATCTCATCTGGATTCCGATCCAGCAGATCGCCCGACCGGCGGTCTTGGCCAACCGGCCCTACTCCGATTACCACAAGACGTTCAAAAACCCGCCCAACCCGCTGCAGGTCCTCGTCAACAGCTACTCGAAGCTCAAGACGATCATCCAATCGGCCCGCGGCGAGCTCGACGAAGACGCCGAGTACCTCGAGCGCTCCCTCGAGCAACTGCCTCCCTACGGCAGTTGGGAAATCCCTTAATTACCGAAGCGCTCGCTCCAGCAAGATCGCCGGATGGTGGGCAGTGCGGCGCACACCGTCGTGGATCTGGTGGCGGCACGAGGTGCCCGGCGCGCACACGAGCGTCTCTTCGTCGGCGTCTCGAAGCGCCGGGAAGAGCACCAACTCGCCGATGTCCATCGACACCTCGTAGTGCTGCTCTTCGTAGCCGAACGAGCCGGCCATCCCACAACAACCCGTCGGCAGCGCCTCGACCTCGTAACCGGCGGCTTCGAGGGCCTCGACGGTCGGGGAGACGCCGACCAAGGCCTTTTGGTGACAGTGGCCGTGCAGGAGCACCTTCGGGAGCGTTCCGTCGGTCCATTCGGCCGAAAACTCACCGTCGGCCGCCGCCTGAGCGACGAATTCCTCGATGAGCAGCGCGCGGTCAGCCAGCTTCTTGGCAGTCGGCTTGTGCGCGTTATCGCAAAGATCTGGCGACTCGTCGCGGAAGGTCAACAGCGCGCTGGGCTCGAGGCCGACGATCTTTCGGTCCGGATGCTCCTCGAACAACGGCTCGAGGCGCTCCATATTCTCCTGAGTCAGCTTCTTGGCGTGACGCACCAGCCCCTTGGACAAATAAGTGCGCCCGTCGTCGTCGACCGGCAGACGCTCGACGCGCCACCCTCCGCGCTCGAGCACACGCACTGCGGCCATCGCAAGCTCCGGCTCGGTGTACTCGGTGAAGGGGTCGACGTAGAGCCACACCGCCTTGGCGTCAGCATCGGCCGGGTGCTCCTTGCGGTAACGCGCGAACTGCTTGGTGAAGCGCTTGGAGGCGTACTTGGGAAGTTGGCGATTCAGGGAAACCTTGAGCAGCGAGCGCATCAGCCAGCGCGACAAAAAGAAGCTCAAAAAGAAGTTCGCCAGCCACGGCATCACCGAGGCGAGTCGGCTGAGTCGGCCGTAGTGCCCAAAAACGATGGCCGACAGGGGCGTGCCCTTCGCGTCGTGGTACTGCTGGGTGAACTCGGCTTTGAGGCGAGCCATGTCGACGTTGGCCGGACACTCCGATTTGCACCCTTTGCACGACAGGCACAGATCGAGCGCATTGCGAAGCTCTTCGCTCGAGAAGGCGTCTTGCGGGTTCGGGCTGTAGAGCGCCTGGCGAAAGACGTTCGCCCGACCACGCGTGGTGTCCTTCTCGTCGAGGGTCGCCATATAGCTCGGACACATCGTGCCGCCGGCCTCGGCTCGCTTGCGGCATACTCCGGCGCCGTTGCAGTTCTCGACCGCGCGCACCAAGCCCAGCTCTCCGGTCCAATCGAAGACCGTGTCGACCTCCGGGGTCGGATTGCCCGGCACGAAGCGCCAGTCTTTGTCGATCGGCTCGGGGTCGACGATCTTTTTGGGGTTGAAGATATTCTTCGGGTCGAAGGCCTGCTTGACCTCGCCGTGGAGCGCCATGATCTCTTCGCCGTAGAAGCGCTCCAGCAGCGGAGCGCGCAGGCGCCCATCGCCATGCTCCCCGCTCAACGCGCCGCCGTACTTGCTCACCAGGTCGGCCACGTCGCGCGCGATGCCCTTGAAGCGCTCGGCGTCTTCGCGGTCTTTGAGGTTGAGCTCCGGTCGCAGGTGAAGTTCGCCGACCGAAGCGTGAGCGTAGTAGACGCAGCGGGTGCCGTACGAGTCCATGATCTCGGCGAACTCGTCGATATAGTCGGGCAGCACGTCGACGGCCACGGCAGTGTCCTCGACGACCGTCACGGGCTTGGTGTCGCCCTTCATGCCCATCAAAAGCCCGAGTCCCGCCTTGCGCAACGCCCAGACGCGCTTGTCGTCGGGCGGCCAGATGATCGGGAACGAGTAGCCGAGGCCCTTCGAGCGAAAGTCCTCGATAAGCTTGTCGGCCATCTTCTGGAGTTCTTCGTCGGTCTGCGCGTAAAACTCCACGGCCAAAATCGCCTCGGGTTCGCCTTCGACGAAGAACCGATTTCGCTTCTGCTCGATATTATGTTTGGTGAGCTCGAGGATCGGCCGGTCCATCAGCTCGACGGCCGCCGGGCCGTGCTCGACCGCCTCGATCGTGGCTTCGAGCGCGCCGCGCACCGAGTCGAAGTGCACGCACACCAACAGGTTGCGCTTGGGCTTGTCGACCAGGTTGAGCTTCGCCTCCGTCGTAAAGGCGAGCGTGCCCTCGGTGCCGCACAAGAACTTGGGCAACGAAAACGGCGTCTCACCGCGGCCGTACGCGCTCGTGTTGAGCGCGATGTCGAGCGGGAAGCCGGTGTTTCGCCGAATGACCTCCGGCCTCGGATAGCGCTCGTCGATGAGTTCGCCGTTGTCGCGCAGCACCGCGTCGAGCGTGCGCAACGCTTCGCCGAACTGATCTTGGCGGGCGAGTTGCTCCTTCCACGCAGCCTCGTCCCACGGGGCGAGCATCTCGAAGCTCCCGTCGGCCAACACGACCCCCAGCTCGAGCAGGTGATCGCGGGTCTGGCCGAAGTAGATGGAGTGTGAGCCGCACGAGTTGTTGCCGATCATCCCGCCTATCATGCAGCGATTCGACGTGGAGGTATCGGGCCCGAAGAACAGATCGTACTGGGCCAAGTGGCGGTTCAGATCATCGAGAATCACCCCGGGCTGCACCCGAACCCATCGCTCCTCGACGTTGACCTCGAGAATCTGGTTCATGTGACGCCCCAGATCGACCACCAAGCCTTCGCCGACACACTGGCCGGCCAGCGAGGTGCCTGCGGCGCGCGGAATGAGCGGGGTATTGGTGAGCGCTGCAAACTCGACGATCGCCTGTACGTCCTCGGTAGAGCGCGGAAAGACCACTCCCGTGGGTTGTTCTTGGTAGACCGACGCGTCTTGGGCGTACAGCATCCGGTGCAGGCGATCGTAGTGCAGCTCACCATCGAGCCTGGCGGCGAGTTTTCGAGCTTGCTTGGCGTCCATTACGACTTCCGACGGCAGGGACACCGTCGCTCCACTGGGATCTCACAAATGGGATCTCACAAAAAAAGCCCACCCTGGTACAGAACCAGCGTGGGCTTCTCTCTCTTCCGTGCGCGCACGGCCTTACATCGCGACAACCCACAGACGGATGTACGCGAAGATGCCGCTGGCGAGCTTGATCGGGATCTTATAGATGCCCAGTTCACGCACCGGCTCGTCGAGCTGGACCTGCTTGTGGGTCACCTCGATGCCTTGCTGTCCGAGCACATCGACGATGTCACGGGCAGTGACCGAACCGTAAAGCTGGTCGTCTTCGGCCACGCGAGCGGGTACCGAGATCGAGACGCCGTCGATATCTCCGACGATCTCGCGCGCGGCGGCGCGCTCTTTTTCCTTGCGGGCTTCGATGACCGTGAGCTGGTGCTCGATCTGGTCTTTGCGCGCGGCGGTGGCCGGCTCGGCCATGCCTTGCGGGATCAGATAGTTGCGCCCGTAGCCGTCAGCGACGTCGACGATGTCACCCATCTCTCCCAAATTACGTACGTCTTCAAGCAGAATGACTTCCATCGGTTCACTCCTCTTCACCTTTATAGGGAAGGATTTCCGGCTCCTCTTCTTCCGGACGCGCCAGGCGCTCTTCCGGAATCAGATCGTCGTCGACTTTGATGGTCATGAACTTGAGGACGACGTCCAAAAGTTTCAGGTTACGCTCGACCTCGGCGACCGTATCGTTCGGGCCGATGTACCGGTAGTAGTGGTACACGCCACGATCGTAGCGGGTGCCGGTCGTGGAGTCGCGGATCTCGTAGGCGAGGTCGCGCTGGCCCCATTCGTCGAATTTCAGGACATGACCATTGCGGCCCTCGACGACGCCTTCGAGCCGGTCGCGTGCAGCGGACCGTTCGTCATCAGCGGAGTCGGGACGCAGGATATAGATTGTTTCGTACTCAGCTTGTCTTTCAACAGGCATCTCACACCTCTCGGAATAGACTGCCCCGTCACGGGGACGGAGCGAGGTAAATTGGGCGGACGCTTTTAACGCCTCCGCCACGAAATTGCAATAGCCTTTAGCGAAATGCCGTCAATGCCGTCGAAACGGCCCTATAAGGCCCCGATCAGTCGACATTCTCACGGGCCTCCGCCCCGCCCTCTTCGGCCCGGTCGTCACTCACCTCGGCCTTGGCCATCTGGGCAGCGGGCTCGGTAGCCTCGCCCTCGGAGATCTCGGTGGCGGCCGGGATCGCGATGACCGGGGCGAGCACAAGCGCCGTGACGCTCATCAGCTTGAGCAGGATATTCAGCGATGGGCCGGCCGTATCTTTGAAGGGATCGCCGACGGTGTCACCGACGACCGATGCCTTGTGCGCAGGGGAGTTCTTGCCGCCGTGCTTCCCCGACTCGATATACTTTTTGGCGTTGTCCCACGCCCCGCCGGCGTTGGATTGATAGATCGCCATGGCCACGCCGGCCGTCGTCACACCGACGAGCACGCCGCCGAGGACGATCGGGCTCCAGAACCCGGCGGCCACGGCCACCACGATGGCGAGCAGGCCAGGTGCGATCATCTCCTTGAGCGCCGCGCCCGTCGAGATGTCGACACAACGGGTGTAGTCGGCCTTCGCCTTGCCCTCGAGCAGGCCGTCGATTTCGCGGAACTGACGGCGCACCTCCTCGATCATCGCCGAGGCGCTTCGCCCCACGGCCTTCATGGCCAATGCGCTGAAGAGGAACGGCATGATGGCGCCGATGAACACCCCGATCATCACCTGCGGGTTGAGCACGTTGATCCCCGTCTCCGGGTCGATGCCCGCCTGCTGGGTGAACGCGGTGAACAGCGCCAGCGAGGTCAGCGCCGCCGAACCGATGGCAAAACCCTTGCCGATCGCAGCGGTGGTGTTGCCGACGGAGTCGAGCTTGTCGGTGCGATCACGCACTTCGCTGGGAAGCTCGGCCATCTCGGCGATGCCGCCGGCGTTGTCGGCGATGGGGCCGAACGCGTCGACGGCAAGCTGGATGCCTGTGGTGGCCAACATACCGAGCGCGGCGAGCGCGATGCCGTACAGCCCGCTGAAGTAGTAGGCCACTGCGATGGCGATGACGATGAGCACGACCGGAATGCCCGTCGAGATCATGCCCACACCCAAGCCGGCGATGATGTTGGGAGCGGTGCCCATTTCGCTTTCGGCGGCGATCTCTTGGACCGGCTTGTAGTGATCGCTGGTATAGTACTCGGTCACCAGACCGATGAGCGTGCCTGCCGTCAGGCCGCCGACAACC
It encodes:
- the rpsF gene encoding 30S ribosomal protein S6, which produces MPVERQAEYETIYILRPDSADDERSAARDRLEGVVEGRNGHVLKFDEWGQRDLAYEIRDSTTGTRYDRGVYHYYRYIGPNDTVAEVERNLKLLDVVLKFMTIKVDDDLIPEERLARPEEEEPEILPYKGEEE
- a CDS encoding patatin-like phospholipase family protein codes for the protein MSRFGRHFVRIRELKAFERRFIKVVVDHPGVLHPRHEALFRYALALAQANLFRTPEGHDVSLSEDVDGLRRWMIESIVPLVPEDGDADVTTLREIAPVLALRVERTRSQLLERHINDFGPEHLDEELRQKKLVLVLGGGGGAGLVHLGSFSLFKELGVTPELIVGSSMGSVMGLLRALDRSYDPVATALSLPKTLSYNEIFRPFTGFSRFGFPGAFHMNLLRVGRQIFQELLGQPILPFSELPIRLEVVTCGIRRGYEVDDSEYQQEDGPEPGSLSPLDITRKLKLFFKAVRQLSKNPRFLSQVVFGRDDVTREFPVIEAVGFSCAVPGLLHFDIFHDDPATIDPLEALFERHNLLRLCDGGVINNVPSQVAWESVQEGSIGRRNVHIAAFDGFAPVTRGRNLIWIPIQQIARPAVLANRPYSDYHKTFKNPPNPLQVLVNSYSKLKTIIQSARGELDEDAEYLERSLEQLPPYGSWEIP
- the rplI gene encoding 50S ribosomal protein L9; this encodes MEVILLEDVRNLGEMGDIVDVADGYGRNYLIPQGMAEPATAARKDQIEHQLTVIEARKEKERAAAREIVGDIDGVSISVPARVAEDDQLYGSVTARDIVDVLGQQGIEVTHKQVQLDEPVRELGIYKIPIKLASGIFAYIRLWVVAM
- a CDS encoding sodium-translocating pyrophosphatase; its protein translation is METWIIYAILGSGLLALVYAIVQASWISKQEVGTARMDELAGYIREGAMAFLSKEYRVLSVFVIVVAGLLFFIYYNSVSTGALDAGGLGAVDMGLVAISFVVGAICSAAAGFFGMRVATNANVRTTNAARKGLAPGLKISFAGGAVMGMSVVGLALLGLSVLLIFFSNYFNVSLVEAIASPEQQLSYKGLLNVVTGFSLGASSIALFARVGGGIYTKAADVGGDLVGKVEAGLAEDDPRNPAAIADAVGDNVGDVAGMGADLFESYVGSIIGAMVLALGWAATLAASGAENPNGPIFLPLVIAAVGIVISIACTFLVRTKEDGNPSRALHTGTISAAVLTAIATFFLVKWAMPEGGIPGTEYGQLGPFWAVVGGLTAGTLIGLVTEYYTSDHYKPVQEIAAESEMGTAPNIIAGLGVGMISTGIPVVLIVIAIAVAYYFSGLYGIALAALGMLATTGIQLAVDAFGPIADNAGGIAEMAELPSEVRDRTDKLDSVGNTTAAIGKGFAIGSAALTSLALFTAFTQQAGIDPETGINVLNPQVMIGVFIGAIMPFLFSALAMKAVGRSASAMIEEVRRQFREIDGLLEGKAKADYTRCVDISTGAALKEMIAPGLLAIVVAVAAGFWSPIVLGGVLVGVTTAGVAMAIYQSNAGGAWDNAKKYIESGKHGGKNSPAHKASVVGDTVGDPFKDTAGPSLNILLKLMSVTALVLAPVIAIPAATEISEGEATEPAAQMAKAEVSDDRAEEGGAEARENVD
- a CDS encoding FAD-binding and (Fe-S)-binding domain-containing protein; the encoded protein is MDAKQARKLAARLDGELHYDRLHRMLYAQDASVYQEQPTGVVFPRSTEDVQAIVEFAALTNTPLIPRAAGTSLAGQCVGEGLVVDLGRHMNQILEVNVEERWVRVQPGVILDDLNRHLAQYDLFFGPDTSTSNRCMIGGMIGNNSCGSHSIYFGQTRDHLLELGVVLADGSFEMLAPWDEAAWKEQLARQDQFGEALRTLDAVLRDNGELIDERYPRPEVIRRNTGFPLDIALNTSAYGRGETPFSLPKFLCGTEGTLAFTTEAKLNLVDKPKRNLLVCVHFDSVRGALEATIEAVEHGPAAVELMDRPILELTKHNIEQKRNRFFVEGEPEAILAVEFYAQTDEELQKMADKLIEDFRSKGLGYSFPIIWPPDDKRVWALRKAGLGLLMGMKGDTKPVTVVEDTAVAVDVLPDYIDEFAEIMDSYGTRCVYYAHASVGELHLRPELNLKDREDAERFKGIARDVADLVSKYGGALSGEHGDGRLRAPLLERFYGEEIMALHGEVKQAFDPKNIFNPKKIVDPEPIDKDWRFVPGNPTPEVDTVFDWTGELGLVRAVENCNGAGVCRKRAEAGGTMCPSYMATLDEKDTTRGRANVFRQALYSPNPQDAFSSEELRNALDLCLSCKGCKSECPANVDMARLKAEFTQQYHDAKGTPLSAIVFGHYGRLSRLASVMPWLANFFLSFFLSRWLMRSLLKVSLNRQLPKYASKRFTKQFARYRKEHPADADAKAVWLYVDPFTEYTEPELAMAAVRVLERGGWRVERLPVDDDGRTYLSKGLVRHAKKLTQENMERLEPLFEEHPDRKIVGLEPSALLTFRDESPDLCDNAHKPTAKKLADRALLIEEFVAQAAADGEFSAEWTDGTLPKVLLHGHCHQKALVGVSPTVEALEAAGYEVEALPTGCCGMAGSFGYEEQHYEVSMDIGELVLFPALRDADEETLVCAPGTSCRHQIHDGVRRTAHHPAILLERALR